In Pseudophryne corroboree isolate aPseCor3 chromosome 3, aPseCor3.hap2, whole genome shotgun sequence, a genomic segment contains:
- the LOC135057255 gene encoding uncharacterized protein LOC135057255, whose protein sequence is MAKEAKSARKTGGGPPFRASYRDWEEPVRALIPAEVVSATHVRDSDRPTQDVTQTSRPDRPQTSQDEAGIAGSASGSRAHVRRPSQGLGHLPRRPSKTRRLGSDSAAPSSPPRRRLSAVSPQPPLALLASSQSDEPRSPQLSEHSMMADVDQQGQDQQQTITLQLTPVEPSQPIQLQDIPQASISPQLAQAPPPSQIPDDFWASWTSQQAQSNASLTKHTQHLASLPHHLPRISRNSGRLIVQVGRMATSMEQIRADNSQMLAHLSRIIDEQQRHQQALVQLIQHNQVVNETLSRIVASHTATNTQLIASLNNLSSNISLMGAQQVTSSSGTTTPIQTPVTSPVRRSSRARASDPAPSTHKRKK, encoded by the exons atggccaaagaggccaaatcggCGCGtaaaaccggaggtgggccacctttccgtgcaagctatcgggactgggaggagcctgtgcgggcattgattcctgccgaagtggtgtctgctactcatgtccgggattcggaccgacccacgcaggatg tcacacagaccagccgcccagacaggccacagacaagtcaggatgaggctgggattgcag gttctgcttctggaagccgagctcatgtaaggcgcccatcacagggcttgggccacttacccaggaggccaagcaagacacggcgtcttggctcggattctgcggctccatcatccccacccaggcgaagactttcggcagtgtcaccccagccaccactggcactattggcgagttctcagagtgatgagccccgatcacctcagttatctg agcacagcatgatggccgacgtggaccagcagggccaagaccaacagcaaaccatcacactgcaacttacacctgttgagccaagccagccaatacagttgcaggatataccccaagcatccatcagtccccaactggcacaagctccgcccccaagccaaattccagatgatttttgggccagttggacaagccaacaggcccaaagcaatgccagcctgaccaaacatacacaacaccttgccagtctgccccatcatctaccgcgtattagtcgcaactcgggcagactgatagtacaagttgggcgaatggctacctcaatggagcaaattagggctgacaacagccaaatgcttgcacatttatcccgaatcatagatgagcaacagcgccatcagcaggccctcgttcagctcattcaacacaatcaagtggtgaatgagaccttatccaggattgtagccagccacactgctactaacactcagctgattgccagccTAAATAATTTAAGCAGCAATATTTCtttgatgggagctcagcaagtaacctccagctcggggaccacgacccctatccaaacgccagtaacctcccctgttcggcgttcctcaagagcacgtgccagtgatccagcacccagcacacacaagcgcaaaaagTAA